From one Mycolicibacterium sp. HK-90 genomic stretch:
- the gdhA gene encoding NADP-specific glutamate dehydrogenase, translated as MAVLHDKLQAIYTEVAQRNAGEQEFHQAVNEVLTSLGPVVAKHPEYADGAIIRRLCEPERQIIFRVPWQDDSGASQINRGFRVEFNSALGPFKGGLRFHPSVYLGIVKFLGFEQIFKNSLTGLPIGGGKGGSDFDPKGRSDAEIMRFCQSFMTELYRHIGEYTDVPAGDIGVGMREIGYLFGQYKRITNRYESGVLTGKGLTWGGSQVRTEATGYGTVFFVDEILRSTGQSFDGKQVVVSGSGNVAIYAIEKVHALGGTVVACSDSSGYVHDEKGIDLDLLKEVKELRRGRIEDYAEARGGAARVVTGRSVWEVPCDIALPCATQNEVSGADATALIKSGCQIVAEGANMPCTPDAVKYFEEAGVRFAPGKAANAGGVATSALEMQQNASRDSWTFDDTEARLADIMRRIHDRCLTTADEYGQPGNYVAGANIAGFIRVADAMLALGLV; from the coding sequence ATGGCTGTACTACACGACAAATTGCAGGCGATCTACACCGAAGTCGCGCAACGGAACGCCGGCGAGCAGGAATTCCATCAAGCCGTCAACGAGGTGCTGACCAGCCTCGGACCGGTGGTGGCCAAGCATCCCGAATACGCCGACGGCGCCATCATCCGCCGGCTGTGCGAACCCGAACGGCAGATCATCTTCCGCGTGCCGTGGCAGGACGATTCCGGCGCTTCGCAGATCAACCGCGGCTTCCGCGTCGAGTTCAACTCGGCCCTCGGCCCGTTCAAGGGCGGCCTGCGGTTCCACCCGTCGGTGTACCTCGGCATCGTGAAGTTCCTCGGCTTCGAGCAGATCTTCAAGAACTCGCTGACCGGCCTGCCGATCGGCGGCGGCAAGGGCGGGTCGGACTTCGACCCGAAGGGCCGCTCCGACGCCGAGATCATGCGGTTCTGTCAGTCGTTCATGACCGAGCTGTACCGCCACATCGGCGAGTACACCGATGTGCCGGCCGGCGACATCGGGGTCGGCATGCGCGAAATCGGTTACCTCTTCGGCCAATACAAGCGGATCACCAACCGCTACGAGTCGGGCGTGCTCACCGGCAAGGGCCTGACGTGGGGCGGATCGCAGGTCCGCACCGAGGCCACCGGGTACGGCACGGTGTTCTTCGTCGACGAGATCCTGCGATCCACCGGGCAGTCCTTCGACGGCAAGCAGGTGGTGGTGTCCGGCTCGGGCAACGTGGCGATCTACGCGATCGAGAAGGTGCACGCACTCGGCGGCACGGTGGTGGCCTGCTCGGACTCCAGCGGCTATGTGCACGACGAGAAGGGCATCGACCTCGACCTGCTCAAAGAGGTCAAGGAACTGCGCCGCGGCCGGATCGAGGATTACGCCGAGGCCCGCGGCGGCGCGGCGCGCGTCGTGACCGGTCGCAGCGTCTGGGAGGTGCCCTGCGACATCGCCCTGCCCTGCGCCACCCAGAACGAGGTGTCGGGCGCCGACGCGACCGCGCTGATCAAGTCCGGCTGCCAGATCGTGGCCGAGGGCGCCAACATGCCGTGCACCCCCGACGCGGTGAAGTACTTCGAGGAGGCCGGGGTGCGGTTCGCCCCGGGCAAGGCGGCGAACGCCGGCGGCGTGGCCACCAGCGCGCTGGAAATGCAGCAGAACGCCTCGCGGGACTCGTGGACCTTCGACGACACCGAGGCGCGGCTGGCCGACATCATGCGGCGCATCCACGACCGGTGCCTGACCACCGCCGACGAGTACGGACAGCCGGGCAACTACGTGGCCGGTGCCAACATCGCCGGGTTCATCCGGGTGGCCGACGCGATGCTGGCCCTCGGCCTGGTCTAA